A window from Nocardioides mesophilus encodes these proteins:
- a CDS encoding NADP-dependent oxidoreductase translates to MTTTTQIRLAARPVGEPDDTCFETVTVELPALEDGQVLLRTVYLSLDPYMRGRMSAARSYAAPLEIGDVMLGGTVSEVVESRSSDVAVGDLVLSFSGWQSHAVADAGAVRRLDPSAAPVSTALGVLGMPGFTAYAGLLEIGRPQAGETVVVAAATGPVGSAVGQIAKVKGARAVGIAGGPEKRRALTEEFGFDVGLDHRSPDFVEELAAATPDGIDVYFENVGGPVADAVFRRLNTYARVPVCGLVANYNATSAPEGPDRLPGFMGQILSRSLTIRGFIQDEFTRSHGRDFLRDMSQWVGDGSVRYREDVVDGLEKAPEAFRGMLRGANFGKLLVQVGPDPTR, encoded by the coding sequence ATGACTACGACCACCCAGATCCGCCTGGCCGCCCGACCCGTCGGTGAGCCCGACGACACCTGCTTCGAGACCGTGACCGTCGAGCTCCCGGCCCTGGAGGACGGGCAGGTGCTGCTGCGCACCGTCTACCTCTCCCTCGACCCCTACATGCGCGGTCGGATGAGCGCGGCCAGGTCCTACGCCGCCCCGCTCGAGATCGGCGACGTGATGCTCGGCGGCACCGTCAGCGAGGTGGTCGAGTCACGCTCCTCCGACGTGGCCGTCGGCGACCTGGTCCTGTCGTTCTCCGGCTGGCAGAGCCACGCGGTCGCGGACGCGGGCGCCGTACGCCGCCTCGACCCGTCGGCCGCCCCGGTCTCCACCGCGCTCGGGGTGCTCGGCATGCCCGGGTTCACGGCGTACGCCGGCCTGCTCGAGATCGGCCGCCCCCAGGCGGGGGAGACCGTCGTGGTCGCGGCGGCCACCGGTCCCGTCGGGTCGGCCGTCGGGCAGATCGCGAAGGTCAAGGGCGCCCGTGCCGTCGGGATCGCCGGCGGCCCCGAGAAGCGGCGGGCGCTGACCGAGGAGTTCGGCTTCGACGTGGGCCTGGACCACCGCTCCCCGGATTTCGTCGAGGAGCTCGCCGCGGCGACGCCCGACGGGATCGACGTCTACTTCGAGAACGTGGGCGGACCGGTCGCGGACGCGGTGTTCCGCCGGCTGAACACCTACGCCCGGGTGCCCGTGTGCGGGCTGGTCGCCAACTACAACGCGACCTCGGCGCCCGAGGGTCCGGACCGGCTGCCCGGCTTCATGGGCCAGATCCTCTCGCGCAGCCTGACGATCCGCGGCTTCATCCAGGACGAGTTCACCCGCTCGCACGGCCGGGACTTCCTGCGCGACATGTCGCAGTGGGTCGGTGACGGCTCGGTGCGCTACCGCGAGGACGTGGTGGACGGCCTGGAGAAGGCGCCGGAGGCGTTCCGCGGCATGCTCCGCGGCGCGAACTTCGGCAAGCTGCTGGTCCAGGTCGGGCCCGACCCGACCCGCTGA